In one Isosphaeraceae bacterium EP7 genomic region, the following are encoded:
- a CDS encoding ABC transporter permease, giving the protein MAHVIDATPSKLEPVHPHRIILQPQSGWQAIDLKELWAYRELLYFLTWRDIKVRYKQTSLGAAWAILQPLMTMIVFSLFFGKMAGISSGDLPYPIFVFAGLLPWTFFANAVSGAGQSVVGSERLITKVYFPRIMIPLSAVLAGLLDFAIACGMLAVLMLYYGVVPQPGIVLAPVLVAGITLAAIGVGTLLAALTVSYRDFRYVVPFMVQLWMFGTPSVYMHPDKLGQGPWRTILPLNPAYGLIANFRASVLGGPIDAYSLGVSMAVASALFVIGSLYFRRVERGFADVI; this is encoded by the coding sequence ATGGCCCACGTGATCGACGCGACACCCTCGAAGCTGGAGCCGGTCCACCCGCACCGGATCATCCTTCAGCCGCAATCGGGCTGGCAGGCGATCGACTTGAAGGAACTCTGGGCCTACCGCGAGCTGCTCTACTTTTTGACCTGGCGCGACATCAAGGTTCGATATAAGCAGACGTCTTTGGGCGCGGCCTGGGCGATCCTCCAGCCGTTAATGACGATGATCGTCTTCAGCCTGTTCTTCGGGAAGATGGCGGGGATATCCTCGGGAGACCTGCCTTACCCGATCTTCGTCTTCGCCGGGCTATTGCCCTGGACGTTCTTTGCCAACGCTGTCAGCGGAGCAGGCCAGAGCGTCGTCGGCAGCGAGCGGCTGATCACCAAGGTCTACTTCCCCAGGATCATGATCCCGCTCTCGGCAGTCCTGGCCGGGCTGCTCGACTTCGCCATCGCCTGCGGAATGCTGGCGGTGCTGATGCTCTACTACGGAGTCGTCCCGCAACCTGGAATCGTGCTGGCGCCGGTGTTGGTGGCCGGGATCACGCTGGCGGCCATCGGGGTAGGGACCTTGCTGGCGGCCCTGACGGTTTCGTATCGCGACTTCCGCTACGTGGTCCCGTTTATGGTCCAGCTCTGGATGTTCGGAACCCCCTCGGTCTACATGCATCCCGATAAGCTCGGCCAGGGCCCCTGGCGAACCATCTTGCCGCTTAACCCGGCCTACGGCTTGATCGCCAACTTCCGAGCCTCGGTGCTGGGCGGGCCGATCGACGCCTACTCGCTGGGGGTCTCGATGGCTGTGGCCTCGGCGCTGTTCGTGATTGGGTCGCTCTACTTCCGCCGCGTCGAGCGAGGCTTCGCCGACGTCATCTGA